A single window of Nasonia vitripennis strain AsymCx chromosome 4, Nvit_psr_1.1, whole genome shotgun sequence DNA harbors:
- the LOC116417427 gene encoding uncharacterized protein LOC116417427, translating into MRVAVNLVLLLVVVLQVMGCVRATSLVEKRDLQARDFFEEVLMQLIHQRRMFLDGFGNGTAAIERNFGFDEPTSIDVTAAAEAGEGRGRKKKLRQMNRTLMAIIMAYTLKFMFLIPTFVGTLILLKFTTALAGFFYALFAAVLGLEHHNHH; encoded by the exons atGAGGGTCGCTGTCAATCTAGTCTTGCTGTTGGTGGTCGTGCTGCAGGTCATGGGCTGCGTTCGAGCGACGAGCCTGGTCGAGAAGAGGGACCTGCAGGCCAGAGACTTTTTCGAGGAGGTGCTCATGCAGCTCATACACCAGAGGAGGATGTTTCTCGACGGGTTCGGCAACGGAACCGCCGCGATCGAGAGGAACTTCGGCTTCGACGAGCCGACGTCGATCGACGTGACAG CTGCAGCGGAGGCAGGCGAGGGACGAGGCCGGAAAAAGAAGCTGCGCCAGATGAACCGAACGCTAATGGCCATCATAATGGCCTACACGCTCAAGTTCATGTTCCTGATACCGACTTTCGTGGGCACCCTCATCCTCCTGAAGTTCACCACGGCGCTGGCTGGATTCTTCTACGCTCTCTTCGCCGCGGTGCTCGGCCTCGAGCACCACAATCATCATTGA
- the LOC100118127 gene encoding uncharacterized protein LOC100118127, protein MYVRKCLLLSLGLVCLVTAQDDGGLLDKGYRAAYRVYEDCHQRNVGVSACIKKKAIGFFDRLARIENLPIAENLELVKAPGAQIEPVRNITELEATLGRTSGGSRDDVLNDILLERVSSLMNSFNVQIRLPKTSAGELKRSMEEGRGKMKKMMGMMMMGMAMKMAAMIPLAMGVLFLLAGKALIISKIALVLSMIIGLKKLLSQKQGGGDHGHGWQSGGGGGGGGWDRSLKALDLDNGEQEYAQNLAYGASRQQRK, encoded by the coding sequence ATGTACGTGCGGAAGTGTTTGTTGTTGAGCCTGGGCCTGGTGTGCCTGGTCACAGCCCAGGACGACGGCGGCCTCCTGGACAAGGGCTACCGGGCGGCCTACCGGGTCTACGAGGACTGCCATCAGCGCAACGTCGGCGTCTCGGCCTGCATCAAGAAGAAGGCCATCGGCTTCTTCGACCGGCTCGCCAGGATCGAGAACCTGCCGATCGCCGAGAACCTCGAGCTGGTCAAGGCGCCCGGGGCCCAGATCGAGCCGGTCAGGAACATAACCGAGCTCGAGGCGACCCTCGGCCGCACCAGCGGCGGCAGCCGCGACGATGTCCTCAACGACATCCTCCTCGAGCGCGTCTCCTCGCTCATGAACAGCTTCAACGTGCAGATCCGCCTGCCCAAGACCTCGGCCGGCGAGCTCAAGCGCTCCATGGAGGAGGGCCGCGGCAAGATGAAGAAAATGATGGGCATGATGATGATGGGCATGGCCATGAAGATGGCCGCGATGATCCCCCTGGCGATGGGCGTCCTCTTCCTCCTGGCCGGCAAGGCCCTGATCATTTCGAAGATCGCCCTGGTGCTGTCCATGATCATCGGGCTGAAGAAGCTGCTGTCCCAGAAGCAGGGCGGCGGTGACCACGGACACGGCTGGCAGtccggcggtggcggcggcggcggcggctgggACCGAAGCCTCAAGGCCCTCGACCTGGACAACGGCGAGCAGGAGTACGCGCAGAACCTGGCCTACGGCGCCAGCAGGCAGCAGAGGAAGTAA